Proteins encoded within one genomic window of Dermatophilus congolensis:
- a CDS encoding molybdenum cofactor biosynthesis protein MoaE yields the protein MPAPTLDTSDGFLVPDNHVWGWRFDLVGVGGVCGGALWLGCAEGSLLMSGVYVAVSAAPLSLDEVVGAVRDPRVGGVVTFCGVVRNHDGDRDVSGLEYSAHPLAEEVLREVAQEAVAFEGVHAVAAVHRVGVLEVGDVAAVMAVGAEHRGEAFAACRFFIDELKQRVPVWKHQLFADGSDEWVGTP from the coding sequence ATGCCTGCTCCTACGCTGGATACGTCGGATGGGTTCCTTGTCCCAGATAATCACGTCTGGGGGTGGAGGTTCGATTTGGTTGGGGTGGGTGGGGTGTGTGGTGGGGCACTATGGCTTGGTTGTGCGGAAGGGAGTTTGTTGATGAGTGGTGTGTATGTGGCGGTGTCCGCTGCGCCGTTGTCGTTGGATGAGGTTGTGGGGGCTGTGCGTGATCCGCGGGTGGGGGGTGTGGTGACGTTTTGTGGGGTGGTGCGGAACCATGACGGGGACAGGGACGTGTCTGGGTTGGAGTATTCGGCGCATCCTTTGGCTGAGGAGGTGTTGCGTGAGGTTGCGCAGGAGGCGGTTGCTTTTGAGGGGGTTCATGCGGTGGCCGCGGTGCATCGTGTTGGTGTTTTGGAGGTTGGTGATGTGGCGGCGGTGATGGCTGTGGGGGCTGAGCATCGGGGGGAGGCTTTTGCGGCGTGTCGTTTTTTCATTGATGAGCTCAAGCAGCGGGTGCCGGTGTGGAAGCATCAGTTGTTTGCCGATGGTTCGGATGAGTGGGTAGGTACTCCGTGA
- a CDS encoding zinc-dependent metalloprotease, protein MSHNPDLPRNNGDDQPDFMKMLQDMMSSQNNPAFGEALKGMGINNLDPATMNMLAGQLGAFFASPSPDGLDTTMCTDIARKTAATNGDAVVPTPAIQAVENAVHLASLWIDTATRFDSQPTTISAWSRAEWIEATIDTWSNLMRPLAKGVTDAISSAFTAQLEQFTDGDIPPIPGMPALPNGMDMRSMINQMRPMLERVSGSIFSAQFGQAIGTLAGDVTSGTEVGLPLVSNGHVALLPANIGAFGEGLEIDSNEVLIYLAAREVARTRLFTDVPWLGPQLILAVQEYARDITIDTERIQRTVEQFNPTSMDPNDMNAMQEALAGELFSPHPSPNQQAALRRLETLLALVEGWVDVVTANATTNHLPHSDALGEAVRRRRATGGPAEDLFGKLVGLELRPRRMRDAANLFAALENRGGTDLRDNAWRDPESAPTAADLDDIMGYVARVTENTKDDIDRALEDLLSQNNDNDTNNDK, encoded by the coding sequence ATGTCGCACAACCCCGACCTCCCCCGTAACAACGGCGACGACCAACCAGACTTCATGAAAATGCTGCAAGACATGATGTCGTCGCAAAACAACCCCGCCTTCGGTGAAGCCCTCAAAGGCATGGGAATCAACAACCTCGATCCAGCCACCATGAACATGCTCGCCGGGCAACTCGGCGCATTCTTCGCCTCCCCCTCCCCCGACGGCCTCGACACAACCATGTGCACCGACATCGCCCGAAAAACCGCCGCCACCAACGGCGACGCCGTCGTCCCCACCCCCGCAATCCAAGCCGTCGAAAACGCCGTCCACCTAGCCTCCCTGTGGATCGACACCGCAACCCGCTTCGACTCCCAACCCACCACCATCAGCGCCTGGTCCCGCGCCGAATGGATCGAAGCCACCATCGACACCTGGTCCAACCTCATGCGACCCCTGGCTAAAGGCGTCACCGACGCCATCTCCTCGGCCTTCACCGCCCAACTCGAACAATTCACCGACGGCGACATCCCACCCATCCCCGGCATGCCCGCACTACCCAACGGCATGGACATGCGCAGCATGATCAACCAAATGCGCCCCATGCTCGAACGCGTCTCCGGCAGCATCTTCTCCGCCCAATTCGGACAAGCCATCGGAACCCTCGCCGGCGACGTCACCTCCGGAACCGAAGTCGGACTCCCCCTGGTCAGCAACGGACACGTCGCCCTCCTCCCCGCCAACATCGGCGCATTCGGAGAAGGCCTCGAAATCGACTCCAACGAAGTACTCATCTACCTCGCCGCCCGCGAAGTAGCCCGCACCCGACTCTTCACCGACGTCCCTTGGCTCGGCCCCCAACTCATCCTCGCCGTCCAGGAATACGCACGCGACATCACCATCGACACCGAACGCATCCAACGCACCGTTGAACAGTTCAACCCCACCTCCATGGACCCCAACGACATGAACGCCATGCAGGAAGCCCTCGCCGGCGAACTGTTCTCACCCCACCCCAGCCCCAACCAACAAGCAGCCCTTAGACGCCTAGAAACCCTCCTAGCCCTCGTCGAAGGATGGGTCGACGTCGTCACCGCCAACGCCACCACCAACCACCTGCCCCACAGCGACGCACTCGGCGAAGCCGTCCGCCGCCGCCGCGCCACCGGAGGCCCCGCCGAAGACCTCTTCGGCAAACTCGTCGGACTCGAACTACGCCCCCGCCGCATGCGCGACGCCGCCAACCTCTTCGCCGCACTCGAAAACCGCGGCGGCACCGACCTACGCGACAACGCCTGGCGCGACCCCGAATCCGCCCCCACCGCCGCCGACCTCGACGACATCATGGGCTACGTCGCGCGCGTAACCGAAAACACCAAAGACGACATCGACCGCGCACTCGAAGACCTCCTATCCCAAAACAACGACAACGACACCAACAACGACAAATAA
- a CDS encoding YwiC-like family protein: MSTARAHTPKRPRRRSTAWIPRQHGAWAILTVPITVGVIRSHGHPTQLPLIAFCFTAYLTYNAFSTWTTTRHNPRHLPPLLTYTTLTTTLALTTLITRPDLAHYTILFIPLTAITTWCTLNHHERWLLNDITTITTACLFGYIVYMAGFTPTGTIGVGRAKMATATILLIAYFTGTALYIKTIIRERTSRPHHIASITYHATCTTLLATALLLGPTGIDILRIPGLTSRGTLTATIIFLLLTIRATALAGHKIRPAHAGLGELAASALLTITTTVLW, from the coding sequence GTGAGCACGGCACGCGCCCACACCCCCAAGCGCCCCCGCCGTCGCTCCACCGCCTGGATCCCACGCCAACACGGCGCCTGGGCCATCCTCACCGTCCCCATCACCGTCGGCGTCATCCGCTCCCACGGCCACCCCACCCAACTACCCCTCATCGCCTTCTGCTTCACCGCCTACCTCACCTACAACGCCTTCTCCACCTGGACCACCACACGCCACAACCCCCGCCACCTACCACCACTACTCACATACACCACCCTGACCACCACCCTGGCCCTCACCACCCTGATCACCCGACCCGACCTAGCCCACTACACCATCCTCTTCATCCCCCTCACCGCCATCACCACCTGGTGCACCCTAAACCACCACGAACGATGGCTCCTCAACGACATCACCACCATCACCACCGCCTGCCTCTTCGGCTACATCGTCTACATGGCCGGATTCACCCCCACCGGCACCATCGGCGTCGGCCGCGCCAAAATGGCCACCGCCACCATCCTGCTCATCGCCTACTTCACCGGCACCGCCCTCTACATCAAAACCATCATCCGAGAACGCACCTCCCGACCCCACCACATCGCCTCCATCACCTACCACGCCACCTGCACCACCCTCCTAGCCACCGCACTCCTCCTAGGCCCCACCGGCATCGACATCCTCCGAATACCCGGCCTCACCTCCCGCGGAACCCTCACCGCCACCATCATCTTCCTCCTCCTAACCATCCGCGCCACCGCCCTAGCCGGACACAAAATCCGCCCAGCCCACGCAGGCCTAGGCGAACTCGCCGCCAGCGCCCTACTCACCATCACCACCACCGTCCTCTGGTAA
- a CDS encoding ATP-dependent DNA helicase UvrD2: MCVLAGAGTGKTRAITHRIAYGVLSGAVVPQRLLAVTFTARAAGELRQRLRGLGVSGVQTRTFHAAALRQLHYFWPRAVGGALPDVLPHKASLVAEVARRLKLPSDRAVVRDLAAEIEWSKVGMLTADTYVSVAERVGRVAPGVDRVMMARVIEEYEQVKAARRVVDFEDVLLLMVGLLLEYPQVVREVREQYRHFVVDEYQDVNVVQQRLLDLWVGDRSDVCVVGDPAQTIYSFTGASAEHLLGFGRRFEGARVVRLERNYRSSPQVVNLANAMLEGQRGVLRSPIRLRAVGESGVVPRVECFADDEAEAVGVAERVVGLLGRGVAARDIAILFRTNSQSEAFERALDGVGVAYLVRGGERFWSRPEVVRAVVLLRGQARSDDGSKALPDVVVDVLGGVGWSPVAPSGRGARRDEWESLAALVELARGVVSVSPGARLRDLVGEIEERMAASHAPSVDGVTLATLHATKGLEWEYVFLVGASEGFLPTAMAEGQEAVEEERRLAYVGVTRARRGLMVSWAAARHAGGRGSRRVSRFFEGVGGVLEGAGGVAPVVGGAGGVVERKPKRPAVCRVCGELLVSPAERKLRRCQGCPASYDEGLFERLQQWRSLVAAAGSVPAYVVFTDATLMAIAEREPRDRGELAGVSGVGARKLSMYADGVLAVLGGADPQEVVSGEG; this comes from the coding sequence ATGTGTGTGTTGGCTGGTGCGGGGACGGGTAAGACGCGGGCGATTACGCATCGGATTGCGTATGGGGTGTTGTCGGGGGCGGTGGTGCCACAGCGGTTGTTGGCGGTGACGTTTACTGCGCGGGCGGCGGGGGAGTTGCGTCAGCGGTTGCGTGGGTTGGGTGTTTCGGGGGTGCAGACGAGGACGTTTCATGCGGCGGCGTTGCGGCAGTTGCATTATTTTTGGCCGCGTGCGGTGGGGGGTGCGTTGCCGGATGTGTTGCCGCATAAGGCGTCGTTGGTGGCTGAGGTGGCGCGGCGGTTGAAGTTGCCTTCGGATCGTGCGGTGGTGCGGGATTTGGCTGCGGAGATTGAGTGGTCGAAGGTGGGGATGTTGACGGCGGATACGTATGTGTCGGTGGCTGAGCGGGTGGGGCGGGTGGCTCCGGGGGTGGATCGGGTGATGATGGCTCGGGTGATTGAGGAGTATGAGCAGGTGAAGGCTGCTCGTCGGGTGGTGGATTTTGAGGATGTTTTGTTGTTGATGGTGGGGTTGTTGTTGGAGTATCCGCAGGTTGTGCGGGAGGTGCGGGAGCAGTATCGGCATTTTGTGGTGGATGAGTATCAGGATGTGAATGTGGTTCAGCAGCGTTTGTTGGATTTGTGGGTGGGGGATCGTTCTGATGTGTGTGTGGTGGGGGATCCTGCGCAGACGATTTATTCGTTTACGGGGGCTAGTGCGGAGCACTTGTTGGGGTTTGGGCGTCGTTTTGAGGGTGCTCGGGTGGTGCGGTTGGAGCGGAATTATCGGTCGAGTCCGCAGGTGGTGAATTTGGCGAATGCGATGTTGGAGGGGCAGCGGGGGGTGTTGCGTAGTCCGATTCGGTTGCGGGCTGTGGGGGAGTCTGGGGTGGTGCCGCGGGTGGAGTGTTTTGCTGATGATGAGGCTGAGGCGGTGGGGGTTGCTGAGCGTGTGGTGGGTTTGTTGGGTAGGGGTGTTGCGGCGAGGGATATTGCGATTTTGTTTCGGACGAATAGTCAGTCGGAGGCGTTTGAGCGGGCGTTGGATGGGGTGGGGGTTGCGTATTTGGTGCGTGGGGGTGAGCGGTTTTGGTCGCGGCCTGAGGTGGTGCGGGCGGTGGTGTTGTTGCGTGGTCAGGCGCGTTCGGATGATGGTTCGAAGGCGTTGCCGGATGTGGTGGTGGATGTGTTGGGTGGGGTGGGGTGGTCTCCTGTGGCTCCGTCGGGGCGTGGTGCTCGGCGGGATGAGTGGGAGTCGTTGGCGGCGTTGGTGGAGTTGGCGCGGGGTGTGGTTTCGGTGAGTCCGGGGGCGCGGTTGCGTGATTTGGTGGGGGAGATTGAGGAGCGGATGGCTGCTTCGCATGCGCCGAGTGTGGATGGGGTGACGTTGGCGACGTTGCATGCGACGAAGGGGTTGGAGTGGGAGTACGTGTTTTTGGTGGGGGCTAGTGAGGGGTTTTTGCCGACTGCGATGGCTGAGGGGCAGGAGGCTGTGGAGGAGGAGCGGCGTTTGGCGTATGTGGGTGTTACGCGTGCGCGGCGGGGGTTGATGGTTTCGTGGGCGGCGGCGCGGCATGCGGGTGGGCGTGGTTCGCGGCGGGTGAGTCGGTTTTTTGAGGGTGTGGGTGGTGTGTTGGAGGGTGCTGGTGGGGTGGCGCCGGTTGTTGGTGGTGCTGGTGGGGTGGTGGAGCGTAAGCCGAAGCGGCCTGCGGTGTGTCGTGTGTGTGGTGAGTTGTTGGTGAGTCCGGCGGAGCGGAAGTTGCGTCGGTGTCAGGGGTGTCCTGCGTCGTATGACGAGGGGTTGTTTGAGCGGTTGCAGCAGTGGCGGTCGTTGGTGGCTGCGGCTGGGAGTGTGCCGGCGTATGTGGTTTTTACGGATGCGACGTTGATGGCGATTGCTGAGCGTGAGCCGCGTGATCGTGGTGAGTTGGCGGGTGTCTCGGGTGTGGGGGCGCGGAAGTTGTCGATGTATGCCGATGGGGTGTTGGCGGTGTTGGGGGGTGCTGATCCGCAGGAGGTGGTTAGTGGTGAGGGTTAG
- the nudC gene encoding NAD(+) diphosphatase has protein sequence MVDVCGVSGLGPGGVDRCVGDRGVPGLVGEVLGDAGTRVLEVVDGCVPVVRGVGGGVGLVFRSPVVGDEGRGVLFVGRVAGVAVVAVCGGSGVLAGGGVSWLGVREAGELVGEVEREVLLTAVALVNWHERSGFCCRCGAPTRVVSAGWVRVCSVEGVEFFPRTDPAVIVAVTDVRGRLLLARNVGWEVGRRSLLAGFVDAGEGASDAVVREVAEEVGVRVRGVEFVADQPWPFPGSLMLGFVAEAVDVGLCLDASEIAQAQWYSREELRVAVGSGEVRLPGRLSIARRLIERWYGGPLVGVGEVLV, from the coding sequence GTGGTTGATGTTTGTGGTGTGAGTGGGTTGGGGCCTGGTGGTGTGGATCGGTGTGTGGGTGACAGGGGTGTGCCGGGGTTGGTGGGTGAGGTGTTGGGTGATGCGGGGACGCGGGTGTTGGAGGTGGTTGATGGGTGTGTGCCGGTGGTGCGGGGTGTTGGTGGTGGTGTGGGGTTGGTGTTTCGTTCGCCGGTGGTTGGGGATGAGGGGCGTGGTGTGTTGTTTGTGGGCAGGGTGGCTGGTGTGGCTGTGGTTGCGGTGTGTGGGGGGTCGGGTGTGTTGGCTGGTGGTGGGGTGTCGTGGTTGGGGGTTCGGGAGGCGGGGGAGTTGGTGGGTGAGGTGGAGCGGGAGGTGTTGTTGACGGCGGTGGCGTTGGTGAATTGGCATGAGAGGTCTGGTTTTTGTTGTCGGTGTGGGGCGCCGACTCGGGTGGTTTCTGCGGGGTGGGTGCGGGTGTGTTCGGTGGAGGGGGTGGAGTTTTTTCCGCGGACGGATCCGGCGGTGATTGTGGCGGTGACGGATGTGCGGGGGCGGTTGTTGTTGGCGAGGAATGTGGGGTGGGAGGTGGGGCGTCGTTCGTTGTTGGCTGGGTTTGTGGATGCGGGGGAGGGGGCTAGTGATGCGGTGGTGCGTGAGGTTGCCGAGGAGGTGGGGGTGCGGGTGCGGGGTGTTGAGTTTGTGGCGGATCAGCCGTGGCCGTTTCCGGGGTCGTTGATGTTGGGTTTTGTGGCTGAGGCGGTGGATGTGGGGTTGTGTTTGGATGCTTCGGAGATTGCGCAGGCGCAGTGGTATTCGCGTGAGGAGTTGCGGGTTGCGGTGGGGTCTGGGGAGGTTCGGTTGCCGGGGCGGTTGTCGATTGCGCGTCGGTTGATTGAGCGTTGGTACGGTGGTCCGCTGGTTGGTGTTGGTGAGGTTTTGGTGTGA
- a CDS encoding phosphotransferase has translation MINPALTLAALADAALPDARPTRVEHVTEHPGDHYSLAFIEDNTQRRWAIRLPTDPVAAALQDQSLPLLETLRHHLPYATPHPHGFASLRDGRRAMLYPLIPGRTIKFDLLPPGPGLATALGQAIATIHNLNPTLYDTAGLPTYDATDLHRRRICDIDLGASTGLVPTGLLNRWEPLLEDIALWRFPTRPTHGHLEADHILIDFNDPHDASTGHIVAITSWDNATIGDPATDLATVLTHTNRRAAEAIFTAYATTLTEPPDPAIRRRATLLNELRLLGKLLTAKRLNNHHALTHATKALTHLNEQVGNQPIPHEPFNPTPTPPTPHTPITDLYSAGTPTTDITFHTENTTTPSAEERAHTKTTPHRTTQRHPKNTTRPGGGTQSAANRSHNTLTNTTP, from the coding sequence GTGATCAACCCAGCACTCACACTGGCCGCACTCGCAGACGCAGCCCTCCCCGACGCACGACCCACACGAGTCGAACACGTCACCGAACACCCGGGTGATCACTACAGCCTCGCCTTCATCGAAGACAACACCCAACGCCGCTGGGCCATCCGACTACCCACCGACCCCGTCGCCGCAGCCCTCCAAGACCAATCACTCCCCCTCCTAGAAACCCTCCGCCACCACCTCCCCTACGCCACACCCCACCCCCACGGCTTCGCCTCCCTACGCGACGGCCGCCGCGCCATGCTCTACCCACTCATCCCAGGCCGCACCATCAAATTCGACCTACTACCACCCGGCCCCGGACTAGCAACCGCTCTCGGACAAGCAATCGCCACCATCCACAACCTCAACCCAACCCTTTACGACACCGCAGGCCTACCCACCTACGACGCCACCGACCTACACCGCCGCCGCATCTGCGACATCGACCTCGGCGCCTCCACCGGCCTCGTCCCCACCGGACTACTCAACCGCTGGGAACCCCTCCTAGAAGACATCGCCCTCTGGCGCTTCCCCACCCGCCCCACCCACGGCCACCTCGAAGCCGACCACATCCTCATCGACTTCAACGACCCCCACGACGCCTCCACCGGACACATCGTCGCCATCACCAGCTGGGACAACGCCACCATCGGCGACCCAGCCACCGACCTAGCCACCGTCCTGACCCACACCAACCGCCGCGCAGCCGAAGCCATCTTCACCGCCTACGCCACCACCCTGACCGAACCCCCAGACCCAGCCATCCGACGACGCGCCACCCTCCTCAACGAACTACGCCTGCTCGGAAAACTCCTCACCGCAAAACGCCTCAACAACCACCACGCCCTCACCCACGCAACCAAAGCACTCACCCACCTCAACGAACAGGTCGGCAACCAACCCATCCCCCACGAACCCTTCAACCCCACCCCCACCCCACCCACACCCCACACCCCCATCACCGACCTCTACTCCGCAGGCACACCCACCACCGACATCACCTTCCACACCGAAAACACCACCACCCCCTCCGCCGAAGAACGCGCCCACACCAAAACCACCCCACACCGCACCACACAACGCCACCCCAAAAACACCACCCGCCCCGGCGGCGGCACCCAAAGCGCCGCCAACCGCTCCCACAACACACTCACCAACACCACCCCCTAA